TCGCTGCTGCGCGGGCTGGTATAAACACGCACCATCACCAGATTGTCGCTGCGCGTCAGGCCGAGGCCGGTATCTTCAAACACCATCTGATAACGGCGGTTTTCATGAACAATCTGGTAGCGATCGCGCTCCGGTACGTTAAATGCCTTTAGCACCGCGCGATGCGCCGCGTCGAGCAGGGTTTTCAGTTCGCGTTCCGAACGGCCTTCAATCAGATCGAATTGCAGCAATGGCATGGTGTTCTCCCGTTAATAAGTGTGCTGGCCTCTATCCTGGCCCCTTCTCAGCGGAAGAAAAAGCGGTATAGTTGAACGCATTGTTTACTATTTTGAACAATCCTGATGAAACTGAAAACGGACGCGCTCTGGCTGCATCTGCACTGGCTGACGGTGCTGGCGGAGCAGGGCAACTTTACCCGCGCGGCGGAGCGGCTTGAGGTCAGCAAAGCGGCGATGAGCCAGAAGATCAAAGCGCTGGAGACGCTGGCCGGCGTGCCGCTGGTACAGCGCACCACGCGCAGCGTAAGGCTGACCGAGGCGGGAGAGAAACTGGTACAGGAGCTGCGCGCGCCCTTCGCCGAAATCGAGCAGAGCTTTTACGCGGTGCGCGACAGCAGCGGGCCGCTGCGCGGGCTGGTGCGCATCACCGCGCCGGTCGCCTTCGCCCGTCAGCAGCTGCAGCCCCACATTCGCGACTTTTTGCGCCTGCATCCGCAGGTGCGCATCCAGCTGGAGGTGACCGACCGGCTGGTTTCACTTGCCAGCGAAGGATTCGATCTGGCGATCCGCCACAGCAACGCGCTGCCGGAAACCCATGTCGCTCAGCTGCTGTGCGATACCCAGGCGCTGCTGGTGGCCTCGCCCGCCTGGCTGGCGGCGCATGGCGAGCCGCAGCATCCGCAGGATCTCAGCCGCCACGACTGCCTTTACTACCCGCGTGGCACCGAGCCGCCGCGCTGGCGCTTCAGCGATCCGGCGCAGCCACAGCAGGAGAGGGTGGTGGAGGTGCGCGGCCCGTTCGCCACCAACAACAGCGAATCGATCCGCGATGCGGCGCTGGATGGGCTGGGGATCGCGATGTTGCCCGACTTTAGCGCGCGCCAGGCGCTGGCAGAAGGCAGGCTACGTCAGCTGCTGCCGCAGTGGCGCATTCTGGGCGCTTTCGCCAGCCATGTCTGGATCGTGCGGCCCTGGGCCGCCCGCGTGCCGCGCGCGGTAACCGAACTGAGCCAGTGGCTGCGCCAGCGCTTTCAGACGCCGCCGCGCTAACAGTGTGAGACGGGCCGGGAAACCGGCCCGCTAAAGTGAATTACTGTTAAAGTTTTATGACCTGTCTGCCGATTAGCCTTCAATTATTCCCTGCACAAAATAATCAGACCTTCACACTCAGGACAAGGCTCGTCATATGACCAATCAGCCCCACGTTACGCAGCAGGCCTGTCAGCTCGATGATGACACCACGCTGATGACTACCACCGATGCGCAAAGTTACATTACCTACGCTAATCAGGACTTCGTCGATATCAGCGGCTATGAGCGCAGCGAAATTCACGGTCAGCCGCATAATCTGGTGCGCCATCCCGATATGCCGAAAGCCGCCTTCGCCGATATGTGGGCAACGCTGAAGCAGGGTCTGCCCTGGACCGGGCTGGTGAAAAACCGCCGCAAAAACGGCGACCACTACTGGGTACGCGCCAATGTGGTGCCGGTGATCCGCAATGGCGACATCACCGGCTATATGTCAGTGCGTATTAAACCGGAGCCGCAGGAGATCGCGGCGGCAGAGACGCTTTATCAGCAGATGCGCGAAGGTAAACTGCGCGGCTGGCGGCTGAACAAAGGGCTGCTGGTACGCAGCGGCCTGCTCAGCCCGCTCTCATGGCTGAAGACGCTGCCGCTACGCTGGCGTATCCGCAGCGGCGTCGGTTTTTGCTGGATCGGCATCGCGCTCAGCGCGCTGGCGGTCGGCCTGCAGGGCGGCGCGCTGGCGGCGTTCGGCGGCCTTTCGCTGACAATGGCGCTGCTGACCGCCAGCTGGCTGGAGTGGCAGATCGCCCGACCGATGGAGAAGGTGTGCCGTCAGGCGCTGGACGTGGCGAGCGGCGCCTCGCAGAAGGTGGATCATCTCGATCGCGCCGATGAAATCGGCATGACGCTGCGTGCCGTCGGTCAGCTTGGGTTGATGTTCCGCTGGCTGGTCAATGACGTGCGCGATCAGGTGATGAGCGTTCACCAGGCGAGCGATGAACTGGCGCAGGGCAACGAGAAAATTGCCAGCCATACCGAGCAGACGGCGGCCAGCGTGCAGCAGACGGCGGCGACCATGAATCAGATGACCACCACGGTGAACAGCAATGCGGAAAGCACCGGCCAGGCGAATACCTGGTCGATGACTGCCAGCAATGCGGCAGTACATGGCGGCGAAGTGATGCAGCATGTGGTTGGCACGATGGATGAGATTGCTGCCAGTTCGAAACAGATCGCCTCTATTACCGGCCTGATCGACAGTATCGCCTTCCAGACCAATATTCTGGCGCTGAACGCGGCGGTTGAGGCGGCACGCGCCGGCGAGCAGGGCAAAGGTTTTGCAGTGGTAGCGGGCGAGGTGCGTAACCTGGCGAAACGCAGCGCCAGCGCCGCCAGCGAGATCCGTCATCTGATCGAAGCAAGCGTGCTGAAAGTGGAATCTGGCGCCGGTCAGGTGCATCAGGCGGGACAAACCATCGCCGATATCGTGGAAAAGGTGCAGAACGTCACCGATCTGCTGCAGCAGATCAGTACCGCTACCCGCGAACAGGGCACCGGCCTGAGCGAAGTTGGCAAGGCGGTAGAGGAGCTGGATCGCATTACTCACCATAACGCTTCACTGGTGGAAGAGGGCGCGCAGGCCTCAGCGCGCATGAAAGATCAGGCGCGTCTGCTGGTGGATGCGGTGAACGTGTTCCGCTAGCGCGTCACGCTACAGGAAGGCGCGGTGATACACCGCCGTACTCCAGTAGCGGCTGCTGGCGTGTTTTTCCGCCAGCCAGCCCTGACGGCGCAGCTCACGCGCAATCAGCTTATTCATAATGCCGTGGCCGGCCAGCAGTACGGTGCCGCGCTCGCTGAGCGCGATCAGCTGGCTGGCGGCCTGCGCCGCGCGATGCCGGGCGTGGCGGAAGGACTCCACCGAGCCGCCGTAGCCGCAGAGCCAGAGCAGGCGCAGCAGCGGCAGCCAGAAGCCGGGCGGCAGCGCGGGCGTTGTAACCGGCAGCAGCGGCAGCGCCACTTCGCGAAACAGCGGATCGGTGATGCTGGCGCGCAGGCCCAGTTTTTCCAGCGATGCATGAGCGCGCGGCAGCGGGCTAGCGACGATAATCTCCGCCTGGCGGGCGAGCGTGAAGCAGCGCGGCGGCGGCGCATCGTCAATGGTGGTGAGATCGTAAGCGGCGGCCCACTCCGCCATCGCGCGTGCGGAGCAGCGTTGGGAAGAGACGCCGGCCGGGCGGCCGTGGCGCATCAAAATGATGGTCATATTATTCTCGCAAAAACGTTTCACCTAACGATAGCCTGAAGCGCGGCGGCTGCCAATCGCCGGGCCGGGTGTCATATCAGCGATTAAGCCGGTTAGCAGGCGGTATAGAGCGGAAGTTAGCCGGCTACTGAGATAAGCTGTTTATCGGCAATTTCTCAAGAGAAGTGCTTCAAATTACGGAAGCTCTTCGCTTTCAAGCGCCGCAAGAATTGCGGCTTCCATTTTCTCTGGGGGGTGAGCGGAGCAAAACGCCTGAGCGGTTTACCGTCGCGCCCAATCAGAAACTTGGTAAAGTTCCACTTGATCCGCCCGCCCGGCATGCCGGGCAATGCCCCTTTCAGATAACGAAATATCGGGTGCGTTGCGGCGCCGTTGACCTCCACTTTCCCGAACATGGGGAAGCTCACACCGTAGTTGATGTGACATGTCTGCGCGATCTCGTCGGCGTCGCCGGGCTCCTGCTTACCGAACTGGTTGCAGGGGAAACCCAGCACCACCAGGCCCCGGGCGGCATACTTTTTATAAAGGGCTTCCAGGCCTGCGTACTGTGGGGTGAATCCACAATGGCTGGCGGTATTGACCACCAGAACGACCTTGCCAGCGTAGTCGGCCATAGAGAGGGTTTGGCCACGTAAACTGGTGGCAGTCAGTTGATAAAAGGTCGTCATGTCAGCATCCTCAGAGCAAAACCCGTTTGATGCCGGCATTGTCGCACAGCGCATCACGGCCGGGGCATACGGCATGCGTTAAAAGCCACACTCAAGGCACCCGTAACCGGCAATTTTTGGCCTGCTCTCCCGCGGGCAATATATCGTGAGATGAGCCAGCACTCTTTTTTTGGCACAAAAACGACCATTGAACCCTCACCGGCGTGCGATGAGGCCTCGTATCGTGAGGCAAGTCAGCAAGGCTTTTACCGTGGAAATGTTTGTCGACAGCCAGCCGCGCCAGAAAATAACGGGAACAGAGTCAGGCATAGGCGCATTGCCTGTATACAGCGCAAGGCACGCTTTTCTCTCTTGTCATCTCTCCTGCAGAGAAGTTTTACAAATCTTTTCCTGTCATCAGACTGTCATCGCGCCGATTCAGGCTGACGGCGATCAGTTTGTTACTCACAAGGAAAAGAACGCGATGAAACCGACCCTGCTTAGCCTGCTGTTGCTGTGCGGCACCGCCTCCGCCGCCGACTTCGATCGCATTTCCGCGATTGTCGATGCCACCACCCCCGCCAGCGACAGTGCGGCCTTTACGCAGCTGGAAGCGCGCAGCCTGCAGGCGTTACGTCAGACGCTACAGGGATCAAAGCCGCAGCTGACGCGTAGCGAGCTGGAAACAGCGAAGCAGGGCGCGCCGCTCGCGGATAACGCCTGGCTAAAGGCGAGCGGCTATGATTTCGCTGTGAAGCAGCAACAGCAGGCGGATATCGCCCTGCTTGAATCTTTTAATACGCTGCCGGCGGCGGTCAAAGCGCAGAGC
This DNA window, taken from Mixta gaviniae, encodes the following:
- a CDS encoding LysR family transcriptional regulator gives rise to the protein MMKLKTDALWLHLHWLTVLAEQGNFTRAAERLEVSKAAMSQKIKALETLAGVPLVQRTTRSVRLTEAGEKLVQELRAPFAEIEQSFYAVRDSSGPLRGLVRITAPVAFARQQLQPHIRDFLRLHPQVRIQLEVTDRLVSLASEGFDLAIRHSNALPETHVAQLLCDTQALLVASPAWLAAHGEPQHPQDLSRHDCLYYPRGTEPPRWRFSDPAQPQQERVVEVRGPFATNNSESIRDAALDGLGIAMLPDFSARQALAEGRLRQLLPQWRILGAFASHVWIVRPWAARVPRAVTELSQWLRQRFQTPPR
- a CDS encoding methyl-accepting chemotaxis protein, which translates into the protein MTNQPHVTQQACQLDDDTTLMTTTDAQSYITYANQDFVDISGYERSEIHGQPHNLVRHPDMPKAAFADMWATLKQGLPWTGLVKNRRKNGDHYWVRANVVPVIRNGDITGYMSVRIKPEPQEIAAAETLYQQMREGKLRGWRLNKGLLVRSGLLSPLSWLKTLPLRWRIRSGVGFCWIGIALSALAVGLQGGALAAFGGLSLTMALLTASWLEWQIARPMEKVCRQALDVASGASQKVDHLDRADEIGMTLRAVGQLGLMFRWLVNDVRDQVMSVHQASDELAQGNEKIASHTEQTAASVQQTAATMNQMTTTVNSNAESTGQANTWSMTASNAAVHGGEVMQHVVGTMDEIAASSKQIASITGLIDSIAFQTNILALNAAVEAARAGEQGKGFAVVAGEVRNLAKRSASAASEIRHLIEASVLKVESGAGQVHQAGQTIADIVEKVQNVTDLLQQISTATREQGTGLSEVGKAVEELDRITHHNASLVEEGAQASARMKDQARLLVDAVNVFR
- a CDS encoding histidine phosphatase family protein; translated protein: MTIILMRHGRPAGVSSQRCSARAMAEWAAAYDLTTIDDAPPPRCFTLARQAEIIVASPLPRAHASLEKLGLRASITDPLFREVALPLLPVTTPALPPGFWLPLLRLLWLCGYGGSVESFRHARHRAAQAASQLIALSERGTVLLAGHGIMNKLIARELRRQGWLAEKHASSRYWSTAVYHRAFL
- a CDS encoding tautomerase family protein, whose product is MPLLQFDLIEGRSERELKTLLDAAHRAVLKAFNVPERDRYQIVHENRRYQMVFEDTGLGLTRSDNLVMVRVYTSPRSSEQKQRFMAELAHELESSCGVRGSDLMISFITNDKGDWSFANGVAQYLTGEL